The Tessaracoccus flavus genome includes the window TGCTAACCCTAGTCCCGCGCGTCGGCGCCGCCATGCCCGGTGGCGGTGATGCGCACAGTGTCCGCTCAGGACGAGTGGGTCTCCCAGAGGTCCTCACCGTCGAAGGGCTGGCCCGGCAGTTTGCGCATGCCGAGATGCGCGGCGACCGCCTGGGACGGTGCGTTGCGGGGGTGGATGTACGCGCGGAAGGTGCGCACGCCGCCGTCGTCGAGCGCGCGGAGCATCATGCGCGACGCCTCCGTGGCGTATCCCAGGCCTTGGTGGCGGGTGCCGATGACCCAGGCGACGTCGGCGCTCTCACCCTTGACCGTCGCCTGGACGTAGCCGACGGCGACCCCCTCCGCGCGGACGATCCAATTCAGCCACAGGTCGGCCCACGGGGGAGGCGGACCGGCCGTCAGCCGTCGGTATCGCTCGCGGAGCTCATCGAGCGACGGCGGGGTCTCAAACCCGGTGTAGCGGTAGAGCCCCGGGTCGGCGAGAACGCCCACCATCTCGTCGGCGTCGTCGACCCGCAGCGGGTCCAAGCGCAGTCGATCGCTGCTCAGCGGCCCGAAGGGGAAGGGCTCAGGCCTCACCGTAGAGCGCGTCGAACCCGAGGTCGTCGGTCTTGAAGTGCAGCGCGATCCACTTGACGGTGCGCTGGTCGCCGCCGACGTAGTGGAGCTCGTACTTATCGACCTTCTGCTGCTCGGGGAGCGGGAAGTACTTGGCCAGCCCGCGCATCATTGCCGCGCGCAGGACGGTCTGCATGAGGTGGGGAGGGATGCGGGTGTCAATGCCGGTGGCACCCTCGGCGACTGCGCGGCGCGTGTAGGCGTGCGCGAATCGGAACAGCGCCTCATCGGGGATCGCCACGGATTCGTAGTACTCCACCAGCTGCTTGGCGTCGTTGAAGGCTGGCGGCCAGTACCAGGACGTGGTGTGGCTGTCGTTCACGTGGCAGCTCCTCTCGGCTACCGGCGACGTCCGCCGGGTTCAGCACCAAAGCTAGCGCAGCGTTCGAAGGGCCGACGACCCGGGCGGCGTCTCTCCGCATCCAGTCGATCACTGGGGCTGAGCGTGGGCAGGTCAGGGCTGTGCGATTTCCGGCGGGATGCCAGACGGCGTCTCGCCGAACTCAGCCCGGTGCCAGGCCGCGTAGGCGCGCACGGCGGTCGGGAGTGTCGCGAAGATGCGGTCATCCCCGACCCTCGCGACGAAGCCCGCCGCCGCCAGCTGGTCGTGCAGGTCCTGCTTCACGCGGGCCATCGCAAACGTGATCCCCCGGGCTTCCAGGCTCTCGCGAAGCAGCTCGAGAGTGTCGACGGCGGTGAGATCGACCTCCACGTTCGCCTCAGCGTTGAGCAGGAACCAGTAGACCGGTTGCTCGGCGGCGTCCACGGCACCCGTCGCCCTGGTGAGGAAGTTCTCCGCGTTGGCGAAGAACAGCGGCGAGTCGTAGCGGTACACAACGAGCCCCTGCACCGTCGTCGCCTCCGGATAGTCCTCGACGTCATGCATGCCGGCCACCCCCGGCGGGTAGCCGAGGATGCCGTCGTGTGGGTGAGCCATGCGTCGGATGAGGTCGAAGATGGACAGTGCGATCGCGATCCCGATGCCCACCAGCACGCCGAAGACGATGACCGAGGCGGCGGTGATGATCGTGAGCGCCAGCTCGCTCCACCGGAAGCGGGCGATCCGGCGAATCTCCGCGACGTCGATCAGTCGGGTGGCCGCGTAGATGACGAGCGCGCCCAGCGCCGCGGTCGGGAAGGTGGCCAGCACCGGTCCGGCGAACAGCAGGACGACGACCACGCAGCCGAGCGCCACCAGTGAGTGGAGTTGGGTCCGCGACCCCGTCGCATCGCCCAGCACCGTGCGCGACCCGCTGGAGGAGACAGGGAAACCCTGGGTGAGCCCGGCGCCGATGTTGATGGCCCCGAGCGCGAGGAGCTCCTGGGTGGCGTCGATGGATTCGCGCCGCTTGGCCGCGAACGCGCGACCGGTGAGCACGTTGTCGGAGTAGCCGACCACCGCGATGCCGATCGCGTACGGGAGGAGCTGCCAGATCTCGAGGTCGCCGAGGCTCGGAAGACGCGGCGCGGGGAGCCCCGACGGGACGTTGCCGATGGTCTCCAGGCCGTAGCTCTGCAGCCCGAACACCGCGACGACGGCGGCGGCGAGCAGCAGGACGATGAGCGGGCCGGGCAACCTCGGGGCGAGGCGGTGCATGGCGTAGAGCAGCACCAGCACGACGGCGGTGACGAGCACCGTGGGCAGGTGTGACGCGGCGGCCTGGGCGAGGAGCGAGCGCGTCTGGTCGACGGGGGAGTCGCCGTCGATCTCCAGCTTGGTCACCTTGCCGAACTGGCTGGTGATCATGAGCACGGCGATGCCCACGAGGTAGCCGATGAGGACCGGACGCGACAGGAGCGCGGCGAGGAAGCCGAGCCGCAACGCCCAGCCGGCGAGGCAGACCAGCCCGACGGCGATGGCGAGCACCGCGGCGACGTCGGCATAGCGATCCTGGCCGGCCACGCCGACGAGCGCGCCGATCCCCGCGGCGGTCATGAGCGCCGTCGTCGATTCGGGGCCGACGGACAGTTGCCTCGACGCGCCCAGGATCGCGTACAGGAGGAGGGGGAGGAGGATTGCCCACAGCCCGACGACGGCCGGTAGGCGAGCGATGGCCGCGTAAGCCATGACCTGTGGCACGAGGTAGGCGGCGACGGTGACTCCCGCCAGCAGGTCCCCCCGCAGCCAGGACTTGTCGTAGCGCCTGGCCACGGCGACGCCGGGGAGGTATCGCTCCCACCCACGCGGCTGGCCGTCCATGGCCCGAACCTACTCGCCGCCGTCGGCCCCGGGGCCTGTTCCCTGAGCTTGTCGAAGGGTTACGGCCCCGGCTGTGGTCGCCGCCCTTGTGGTCGAGGGCGGCGGTAGGTGGCAGGCCGTCACCCTTCGACGGGCGGGCTGCTCGCTGCGCGAGCTGGCCCCTGCTCAGGGATCAGGGTCAGCGGCCGCGGCCCGTGGCCTTGGCGCGGTAGGCCTTGACCTCTTCAGCGAGCTTGTCGGCCGGCTTGTTGAGGGTCAGCAACGGAAAGATGAGGTGGTAGCCGTCGGAGCGAGCGGCTGTCCAGTTCAGCGCCGCCGCCAGATCGCGCTTCCGGATCGAGTCGAGGTCACCGCTCTTGTCCCCGTCCGTGGCAGGTGCGGACCGGCCTACCCTCTGCCCGAACTTGGCGGTGCGCAGCGCGGCCCGCTGCTGCTCGGGGGTGAGGGTGCCTACGTACGCGGCGACGTTGCGTACCTCGACGCCGAGCGCCTGGACCCCTCCGGCCACCTTGGTCTGCCCGATGCGCCCGACGTGGCTCCACGGCACGAAGCCGCCCGCGCCGACGTCGATGCCGCGGGGTGTCAGGGTGAACGTCGTGCTTGAGCGCAGCGCCTTCGACAGGTAGTACCCACCGCCACCGCCGAAGGTCACGATGGCGGCGATCCCCAGCGCGATGTCGAACAATCCGCCGCTGAGGATGAGCAGCACCCCGCCGATCGTGAACGCCACGCAGACCAGCAGCACGATGACCGTGCGCCCCATCGACGGCTTGATGACGACGTCCTCCATGCGGCACCTCCTGGCTGATGGTGACGAGCGTAGCGGCTGGCGCCGCTGCGCCCGCGCCAGTACGTAGGAGAGCCGGAGCGTCAGGCAGGTAGCACGAAGAAGTACATCAGCAAGTAGTGCAGCATCGCTGCCAACCCCACCAGGATGTGCCAGAGCTCATGGAAGCCGAACTTCCCGGGCCACGGGTTCGGCCGCTCGATCACGTAGATGACGAAGCCTGCGCTGTACACCAGACCGCCCGCGGCCAGGAGGACGAGTGCCATCGGCGGGAGCGAGACATCCCCGCCTAGAAGGGCGATGGTCATCCAGCCGAGCGTGATGTAGAGGGTATTGGTGACGTACTTCGGGAGTCGTCGCCAGACGGAGCGCAGCACTATCCCGAGGATCGCAACGGCCCACACGGCGCCGAACACGGCCCAGCCGTACACAGTGCGGACGAGCACCAGCACGAGCGGAGTGACGGTGCCTGCGATGACGAGGAAGACTGATGCGTAGTCCAGCGTCCGCAGCGCTTCGTTCACCCGTGGACCGCGATCAAGACCGTGATGGAGCGTGCTCGCGGCGAAGAGCGTCATCAGCGCCAGCCCGTAGACGCTGAACCCGACGATCTTCCAGGGATCGCCCTGCGCAACGGACTGGGAGACGAGCAGGACCGCTCCCAGGACGGAGAAGCAGAAGGCGACCAGGTGCGAAAGAGTGTTGAACCGCTCGTCGGTCACGTGGACGCTGCCGTCCCTGCTTCTCATGGTGCTGCTCACAGGTCGCCTTCCGCCGTCTGGCCGTGCGTGAGGGAGGCCCCGTCCCAGGCGCAGTTTACTCCGGGCGTGGGGTGGCCCCAGCCGGCCAGTGGAGCTTACTCCGGGCGTGGGGTGGCCCCAGCCGGCCAGTGGAGCGTGATCAGCTCGGCTGCGCCACGGAGACGCGGCGTCGCTGAGGGACGGCGCAGGCGATGCTGCCCGAGAGGCGGAAGACCAGACCGACGGCCAGCAGGATCAGGGACAGGGCCGCGAGCCAGGGCTGGAGCGGCCCGAAGTAGGTCAGTGCACCCGTGTAGCCGAGGGCGAGCAGGGCGATCTTGTTGCAGACCGGGCATCCGATCGCGAACCACGCCCCGAAGGCGCCCACGGTGCCCCAGACGGAGAGTTTCTCGTCCTCTGCGTCCGCGGTCGCCTTCGGTCCGCTGCGCAAGTACGTGGCGATGAGCATGCCGGACAGGACCGAGGTGACGATCCAGGCCGGGTAGCTCCACGCGGTGGGCGGGATCTCGCGGCCGAAGATTGGGTTCGGGATCAACACCGTGACCACGCCCAGGGCCAGCCCTACGACGAGGGTGGCCACGGCGGCGCCCGCCCATCGCCTGGCGGACCAGGACCGCAGGGCCTGCAGGGAGAGGTTCAGATGGCGACGCATTCGACCAGTCTGCCACACGCGGCCCAATACCCCCAGTGGTATCCGTCAAGGCGTGCAAGTTTGCTCGTTCAAATCGTTGCCGAATTGTGACCTTTCTAACGTGCCAATTCGCCGCGAGGACCGTTAGTGTCGCCATCGACGTGGTCAGCGGTGACGCTGACGACGTCTCCCCGCGGTCCTCGAGAGGGCGGGCCGCAACGTTACCTAGGAGGGTACGAACCCCATGAAGAACCTGAAGCGCTCCATCGCGCTCCTTGCGGTCGCGGCACTGTCCGTCGGCGCGCTGGCCGCTTGCGGCGATGACGAAGGCGCCAGCGGCGACGCTGAGGGCTCGGTCTACTTCCTCAACTGGAAGCCCGAGTCGGAGGCGACCTACGGCGAGATCGCCGAGAAGTACACCGAAGAGACCGGCGTCGAGGTCAAGGTGGTCACCGCCGCGTCCGGCACGTACGAGCAGACCCTGCAGGCCGAGATGACGAAGTCGGACGCCCCGACCCTGTTCCAGATCAACGGCCCCGTCGGCCTCGTCAGCTGGCAGGAGTACGCCGCTGATCTCGGCGAGACCGACTTCGCGAAGGACCTGAGCGATCCCGGCCTCGCGCTCACCGGCGAGGACGGCACCGTGTACGGCGTGCCGCTGGCCGTCGAGGGCTTCGGCATCATCTACAACGACGCGATCATGCGCGATTACTTCGAGATGGACGGCGCCAAGGCCGCCTCGATGGACGAGATCAACAACTTCGACAAGCTCAAGGAAGTCACCGACGACATGCAGGCCCGCAAGGCCGACCTCGGCATCGACGGCGTGTTCGCGTCGACGTCGCTGGCTACCGGTGAGGCCTGGCGTTGGCAGACGCACCTGTTCAACACCCCGCTGTACCACGAGTACCAGGAGAAGGGGATCACCGACGCCGAGGAGATCGAGTTCACCTACAGCAACGAGTTCAAGAACATCTTTGACCTCTACCTGACCAACTCAACCGTCGAGAAGACGCTCGCACCGTCCAAGACCGTGACCGACTCCATGGCCGAGTTCGCCACGGGCAAGGCTGCCATGGTGCAGAACGGCAACTGGGCCTGGAGCCAGATCAAGGACATCGAGGGCAACGCAGTGGCTGAGGAAGACATCAAGTTCCTCCCCATCTACTCGGGCGTCGAGGGTGAAGAAGACCTGGGCATCAACGTCGGCACTGAGGCCTTCATGGCCGTCAACAGCCAGGCCACCGAGGCCGACCAGCAGGCCACCATCGACTTCGTCAACTGGCTGTTCACCGACGAAGAGGGCATGAACTACGTGACCGAGGATCTCGGCTTCATCGCTCCGTTCAAGTCCTTCGGCGATCGCACGCCGGCCGACCCGCTGGCCAAGGAGATCAACCGCTACATCAGCGACGATTCCCTGACCGCCGTGCCCTGGGTGTTCACCACGATGCCCTCGGCCAAGTTCAAGGACGACTTCGCCCAGCTCCTCGCCCAGTACGCCTCCGGCAACCTGGAGTGGGCTGAGGTCGAGGAAGCGGTCGTCGCCAACTGGGCCACCGAGAAGGCTGCCGTCGGCGGCAACTGACCGTCGGCTAACATCTGGGGCGGGCCACGCACAGTGGCCCGCCCCAGTACCCCATTCGGCATCGCGGCCGGGCGGGGTTCAACGGAGTAATCACTATGCAGAGATCCCTGAAGAAGTACTTCCCGCTATTCGTGCTGCCAACGTCGGTCGCTTTCATCATCGCGTTCCTGGCACCGTTCGTCATCGGCCTGTACCTGTCGTTCACGAAATTCACCACGATCACCAACGCCGAATGGGTCGGCCTGGACAACTACCGTCGGGCGCTCGATCCCGCTGACGGGTTCC containing:
- a CDS encoding GNAT family N-acetyltransferase, with protein sequence MRPEPFPFGPLSSDRLRLDPLRVDDADEMVGVLADPGLYRYTGFETPPSLDELRERYRRLTAGPPPPWADLWLNWIVRAEGVAVGYVQATVKGESADVAWVIGTRHQGLGYATEASRMMLRALDDGGVRTFRAYIHPRNAPSQAVAAHLGMRKLPGQPFDGEDLWETHSS
- a CDS encoding SulP family inorganic anion transporter, producing MDGQPRGWERYLPGVAVARRYDKSWLRGDLLAGVTVAAYLVPQVMAYAAIARLPAVVGLWAILLPLLLYAILGASRQLSVGPESTTALMTAAGIGALVGVAGQDRYADVAAVLAIAVGLVCLAGWALRLGFLAALLSRPVLIGYLVGIAVLMITSQFGKVTKLEIDGDSPVDQTRSLLAQAAASHLPTVLVTAVVLVLLYAMHRLAPRLPGPLIVLLLAAAVVAVFGLQSYGLETIGNVPSGLPAPRLPSLGDLEIWQLLPYAIGIAVVGYSDNVLTGRAFAAKRRESIDATQELLALGAINIGAGLTQGFPVSSSGSRTVLGDATGSRTQLHSLVALGCVVVVLLFAGPVLATFPTAALGALVIYAATRLIDVAEIRRIARFRWSELALTIITAASVIVFGVLVGIGIAIALSIFDLIRRMAHPHDGILGYPPGVAGMHDVEDYPEATTVQGLVVYRYDSPLFFANAENFLTRATGAVDAAEQPVYWFLLNAEANVEVDLTAVDTLELLRESLEARGITFAMARVKQDLHDQLAAAGFVARVGDDRIFATLPTAVRAYAAWHRAEFGETPSGIPPEIAQP
- a CDS encoding STM3941 family protein, whose translation is MEDVVIKPSMGRTVIVLLVCVAFTIGGVLLILSGGLFDIALGIAAIVTFGGGGGYYLSKALRSSTTFTLTPRGIDVGAGGFVPWSHVGRIGQTKVAGGVQALGVEVRNVAAYVGTLTPEQQRAALRTAKFGQRVGRSAPATDGDKSGDLDSIRKRDLAAALNWTAARSDGYHLIFPLLTLNKPADKLAEEVKAYRAKATGRGR
- the trhA gene encoding PAQR family membrane homeostasis protein TrhA; amino-acid sequence: MSSTMRSRDGSVHVTDERFNTLSHLVAFCFSVLGAVLLVSQSVAQGDPWKIVGFSVYGLALMTLFAASTLHHGLDRGPRVNEALRTLDYASVFLVIAGTVTPLVLVLVRTVYGWAVFGAVWAVAILGIVLRSVWRRLPKYVTNTLYITLGWMTIALLGGDVSLPPMALVLLAAGGLVYSAGFVIYVIERPNPWPGKFGFHELWHILVGLAAMLHYLLMYFFVLPA
- a CDS encoding ABC transporter substrate-binding protein, with the translated sequence MKNLKRSIALLAVAALSVGALAACGDDEGASGDAEGSVYFLNWKPESEATYGEIAEKYTEETGVEVKVVTAASGTYEQTLQAEMTKSDAPTLFQINGPVGLVSWQEYAADLGETDFAKDLSDPGLALTGEDGTVYGVPLAVEGFGIIYNDAIMRDYFEMDGAKAASMDEINNFDKLKEVTDDMQARKADLGIDGVFASTSLATGEAWRWQTHLFNTPLYHEYQEKGITDAEEIEFTYSNEFKNIFDLYLTNSTVEKTLAPSKTVTDSMAEFATGKAAMVQNGNWAWSQIKDIEGNAVAEEDIKFLPIYSGVEGEEDLGINVGTEAFMAVNSQATEADQQATIDFVNWLFTDEEGMNYVTEDLGFIAPFKSFGDRTPADPLAKEINRYISDDSLTAVPWVFTTMPSAKFKDDFAQLLAQYASGNLEWAEVEEAVVANWATEKAAVGGN